A portion of the Chryseobacterium tructae genome contains these proteins:
- a CDS encoding LysM peptidoglycan-binding domain-containing protein, which yields MEYSKYQIKRGDSLESIAEKYQMTGKELMAFHNSHSPVTQQFFGNYLPIHIDTVIIPLQKDKEEKKNIDYTSFEKKNRYRAEQLNITRIEDEVKSYSQLKKEYEVDFNLTNHLVKVKLCDFFYEFNPPALSRVFDFVSEVDYIRNDCLVEINTLGRFSKIADKNKIKKNWEQFKKNKLNEIEFIKVVKQTKPQEYVKLIQEGDLQFSSQYNDEKDYNRDLFYLTLLDKYLYNADENMESEEYTYQSQLFPDVVVPMTVRYDVLKKDEDLITIRKVWETIESEELLDKVTKGYEKYHQPLIKYKFSEYRLDMRNLFTYNLKTKTLEKAELSIIENIENNIKSECIFNLRKI from the coding sequence ATGGAATACAGCAAGTATCAGATAAAACGGGGAGATTCATTAGAGTCAATAGCGGAAAAATATCAAATGACAGGGAAGGAGCTGATGGCTTTTCATAATTCACACTCACCAGTGACTCAGCAGTTTTTTGGAAATTATCTGCCCATTCATATTGATACAGTGATAATACCACTGCAAAAAGATAAAGAAGAGAAAAAAAACATTGATTATACATCTTTCGAAAAAAAAAACAGATATAGAGCTGAACAACTGAATATAACCAGAATAGAAGACGAAGTAAAAAGCTATTCTCAGCTTAAAAAAGAATATGAAGTAGATTTTAATTTAACAAATCACCTGGTGAAAGTTAAGCTTTGCGATTTTTTTTATGAATTTAATCCACCGGCACTATCCCGTGTTTTCGACTTTGTATCCGAAGTAGATTATATCAGAAACGACTGCTTGGTAGAAATCAATACACTTGGAAGATTCAGTAAAATTGCTGATAAAAATAAGATAAAGAAAAATTGGGAACAGTTTAAAAAAAATAAGCTTAACGAAATTGAATTTATCAAAGTAGTAAAACAAACAAAACCTCAGGAGTATGTGAAGCTTATCCAGGAAGGTGATTTACAGTTTTCCAGTCAGTATAATGACGAAAAAGATTATAACAGAGATCTTTTTTATCTTACCCTGCTAGATAAGTATCTGTATAATGCAGATGAAAATATGGAATCAGAAGAATATACCTATCAATCACAGCTTTTTCCGGATGTGGTTGTCCCTATGACGGTGAGGTATGATGTACTGAAAAAAGATGAAGATCTGATTACCATCAGAAAAGTTTGGGAGACGATTGAATCTGAAGAGCTGTTAGACAAAGTAACCAAAGGCTATGAAAAGTATCATCAGCCTCTTATAAAATATAAATTTTCTGAGTATAGACTTGATATGAGAAATCTGTTTACTTATAATCTGAAGACAAAAACATTGGAGAAAGCAGAGCTGTCAATCATCGAAAATATAGAGAATAATATAAAATCTGAATGTATATTTAATCTGAGAAAAATATAA
- a CDS encoding bacteriophage T4 gp5 trimerisation domain-containing protein translates to MNLKDQGGAHMFFDGSGNVVHNANNNSNKTVGNDKTDTIGNNKKLEVGCDHTADVGNTHKVDVGKGKSVFKMDNAGVIDLTGAEKITIKVGNSSIEISKTAITVKADTVNIEGISLTNVGKKAGNPGIVIDGNVTVKGAQVDIN, encoded by the coding sequence ATGAATCTTAAAGATCAGGGCGGAGCTCATATGTTTTTTGATGGTTCTGGAAATGTAGTTCATAATGCCAATAATAACAGCAACAAGACAGTAGGCAATGACAAAACTGATACAATTGGCAACAATAAGAAACTTGAAGTAGGGTGCGATCATACCGCAGACGTTGGTAATACGCATAAAGTTGATGTAGGAAAAGGAAAAAGCGTATTTAAAATGGATAATGCCGGAGTTATTGATTTAACCGGAGCTGAAAAAATAACGATTAAAGTAGGAAACAGTAGTATTGAAATCTCAAAAACTGCTATTACTGTGAAGGCTGATACGGTAAATATAGAAGGAATTAGTCTTACCAATGTTGGGAAAAAAGCAGGAAATCCAGGAATAGTTATAGATGGTAATGTGACCGTTAAAGGAGCTCAAGTAGATATTAATTAA
- a CDS encoding phage baseplate assembly protein V: MFQDDKTIKVESPKDNLIGSQKQLKDAKENVAKKVEEKLNKSGDKVKKAVKAGQQGMNAVQGTNMFMNQTFVPNNPSIVDNKVWAKQPTSKIHNAEAIPQSIIAGINRVVKLDVVIEGQIIKHFKHFKLVQSAAKHHEFSLTLAHDTLGSAENHNLEKAQNFLGKRITVVFKYKDIIQGAERNFVGVVTEVGFSQEKGSLGNIVLKGYSPTVLLDAAPHIQSFGGSQPISLNSIAYHVISEGLGMNKFDFRVDAQHGNVSYSSQYEETHYNYLARMAEAYGEQFYYDGEVLHFGKLPPQEKPVKLTYGSSVSDIAIKMKAQHVSPSFYGYNSSKNEKMTGGSSKINHTSDIARRAYEISEKTFTTPSLRVAPIKATSFMDIDASQKGTAGSKASEVFITSGTTTVPFLYPGCTADIEMRKSDSNETSYFTKLMIIEVTHEVDARGYYDGKFEAIAADTGYIPRPEFETPRAEAQFAKVISNTDPQNQGRVQVQFDWQNGSDITEFIRVMSPDAGSSDKVNKNRGFMSIPEVGDQVIINFVHQHPDRPFVMGGMFHGGIGAGGGTGNNVMSFSGRSGAELNTTTDPDP, translated from the coding sequence AATGCTGTACAGGGAACAAACATGTTCATGAATCAGACTTTTGTTCCTAATAACCCTTCTATCGTTGACAATAAAGTGTGGGCTAAACAGCCTACCTCAAAAATACATAATGCTGAAGCTATTCCTCAAAGTATTATTGCCGGAATCAACCGAGTGGTGAAACTGGATGTAGTTATTGAAGGACAAATTATCAAGCATTTTAAACATTTTAAATTAGTACAGAGTGCAGCCAAACATCATGAATTTAGCCTGACATTGGCTCATGACACATTGGGGAGCGCCGAGAACCATAACCTTGAGAAAGCCCAGAATTTCTTGGGCAAAAGGATAACAGTAGTTTTCAAATATAAAGATATCATACAGGGGGCTGAACGTAATTTTGTTGGCGTAGTCACAGAAGTTGGGTTCAGCCAGGAAAAAGGAAGTCTTGGAAATATCGTTCTTAAAGGATACAGTCCTACTGTATTATTGGATGCAGCCCCTCACATTCAAAGTTTTGGAGGCAGCCAGCCGATCAGTCTGAACAGCATTGCGTATCATGTCATCAGTGAAGGACTGGGGATGAATAAATTCGATTTCAGAGTAGACGCTCAGCATGGAAACGTTTCCTACAGTTCACAATACGAAGAAACGCATTACAATTACCTGGCAAGAATGGCTGAAGCTTACGGAGAACAGTTTTACTATGATGGGGAGGTATTGCACTTTGGAAAACTTCCACCTCAGGAAAAACCTGTGAAACTTACCTATGGAAGTAGCGTAAGTGATATTGCTATCAAAATGAAAGCCCAGCATGTAAGCCCTAGTTTTTATGGTTATAACAGCAGTAAAAACGAAAAAATGACGGGGGGAAGTTCAAAGATCAATCATACTTCAGATATTGCAAGACGTGCTTACGAAATTTCAGAAAAAACGTTTACCACTCCATCTTTAAGAGTGGCTCCGATAAAGGCCACATCCTTTATGGATATTGATGCTTCCCAAAAAGGAACAGCCGGAAGTAAGGCTTCTGAGGTTTTTATCACTTCCGGAACTACTACTGTACCTTTCTTATATCCGGGATGTACTGCAGATATTGAAATGCGTAAATCCGATAGCAATGAAACTTCTTATTTTACCAAACTAATGATTATCGAGGTGACCCATGAGGTAGATGCCAGAGGATATTATGATGGTAAATTTGAAGCGATTGCGGCAGATACGGGTTATATCCCACGTCCGGAATTTGAAACACCAAGAGCCGAAGCTCAGTTTGCAAAAGTAATATCCAATACAGATCCTCAGAATCAGGGAAGAGTTCAGGTACAATTTGACTGGCAGAATGGCTCGGATATTACAGAATTTATCCGTGTGATGTCCCCGGATGCAGGAAGCAGTGATAAAGTAAACAAAAACCGTGGATTTATGTCTATCCCTGAAGTAGGTGACCAGGTTATCATCAATTTTGTTCATCAACATCCTGACCGCCCGTTTGTAATGGGAGGAATGTTCCATGGTGGCATTGGTGCCGGAGGTGGTACCGGAAATAATGTAATGAGCTTTAGCGGAAGAAGTGGTGCCGAATTAAATACGACAACGGATCCGGATCCATGA